Part of the Fundidesulfovibrio terrae genome is shown below.
ACTCTACATCGACTATTCCAAGTGCATCGGCTGCGAGACCTGCGAGTTCGTGTGCCGCTTCGTGCATGCAACCCCGCGCATCGTCATGACCCGCACCACCGACGGCATCATGATGCCCCTGTACTGCCGCCACTGCGAGGATCCCAACTGCGCCCGCGTCTGCAAGAAGGGGGCGATCACCCGCGACGCGGGCGGGGCCATGGTCCTGCAGCCGCTTCTCTGCCGCGGCTGCGAGGGGCGAAACTGCATGCTGGCCTGCCCGTATGCGGCCATGTTCGAGACCGACAAGGGCGTGATGCTCACCAAGTGCGACCTGTGCGCCGAGCGCCGGGGGCGCGGCATGGGACCGGCCTGCGCGGACATGTGCCCGTGCGGGGCGATATTTTTCGTGGAGACGTCGGAGCTTGAGGCCCTGCGGACCCCCGAGGCGGTTGAGGCCGAGGCCCGGGTGCTGGCCCACATCAAGCCGCCCTCGAAGAAGGACTGAGTCTTCAGTCCCGCCCCAGGAGCCGTTCGATGGCCTGGGCCATGAGCTGCGGATCCCCGCAGGGCTTGGGGAACACGTCCTGCGGGGTGATGCCGAACGCGGCCAGCTCCTGCGGGAGCTCATAGTTCCATGAGCCGGTGTACACCACGAAATGCAGGCTGGGCCACGCCTCGTGAGCCCGGACGATGAATTCGTTGCCGCTCATGCCCGGCAGGCGCATGTCCACCGTGCAGGCGTCCACCCGCTCGCGCGCAAGCGTCTCCAGGCCCTCTTCGCCGCTGCCCGCGGTGAGCACCCGGTAGCCCATGTCCTCGAAGGCGTCGCGCAGGCAGCTTCTGAGCTGGGGCTCGTCGTCCACGATGAGGATGATGGCTCCCGGCACGGCGTCAGACCCTCCCTCGGGGCAGGCGGATGGTGAAGGCCGTGCCCTCGCCCGGCCGGGAGCGCACATCCAGGGTGCCGCCGTAGGAGTTGGTCACGATGAAGTAGGACACGGAGAGCCCGAGTCCCGTGCCCTCGCCCACCTGCTTGGTGGTGAAGAACGGCTCCAGGACGCGCTTGCGGGTCCGCTCGTCCATTCCGGGGCCGTTGTCCTCGATGACCGCTTCCACGTGGTCTCCCGCCAGGCTGGTGGTCAGGCGGATGACCGGCGCCTCCCCGTCCCGGTAGGACTTGGCGGCCATGGCCTGGGCCGCGTTCTTGACGATGTTCAAAAACACCTGGACTATCTCGCTCTCCACGAAGAATCCCGACGGCCCGGTCGGATCGTACCGGCGCTCGAAGCGCACCTTCTTGATGTCGTAGTTGCGCTTGATGTCGTAGTCGCTCTGGGCCAGTTCCACGGCCTTGTCCATGAGCGTGTCCAGGCGCAGGGGAGAGCGTTCGCTCTGCCTGGGGCGGCTGAAGCTCAGCATGCTGCGCACGATGCGCGAGGCCCTGTGCCCGGCGTCCAGAACGTCCTGGATGTAGGTGAGGATGTGCCTGGCCTCCAGGTAGGCGGTCACCGCCTCCAGGCTTGTTCCCGCCTTTCGCGCGGCCTCGGCGTTGGCGGGCAGGTCCTTGGAGACGCGGCGCAGGGCGTTCTGGGCGCTGTGCACGATGATGCCCAGCGGATTGTTGATCTCGTGGGCCATGCCTGCCGCCAGGCCGCCGAGCGACATCATCTTCTCCGACTGGACGACCATGTCCTCCATGTGCTTGCGCGAGGTTATGTCGGCGAAGACGATGATGCCCGCGATGATGCGCTCGTCACGGTCCCGGATGGGGCTGGCCGAAAGGAGGATCCAGCGCTCCTGGCCGTCGGCGCGCACCACGCGCATCTCCACGTTGTCGGAGGAGGTTCCGGTCAGCACGGTCTGGGCCAGGGGCAGCTCGGACCGGGAGCAGAGCGTGCCGTCGGGCAGGAAGCATTTCCAGGGGATGTCGCCGTCGCGCAGGTATCCGAGGGGCTGTTCCCGGCCGAATTCAATTCCCAGGATGCGTTCGGCGGCCGGGTTGGCCAGGGTGATGGTCAGTTGCGGCGCCTCGGCCACCATGATCCCGGAGGGGCTGTGCTCGATGGCGGCGGCGAGCAAGGCCTTGGTCTTCTCCAGTTCCCGCTCCACGCGCTTTCTGGCCAGGATGGTGATGGAGAGCGCCCCGATGGCGGCGGCCATGAGGCCCATGGCCACGATCACCACGGGAACGAGCTCCCTGTAGCGTTGGAAGATTGTCACGGGCTCGTTGATCAGGAGGCTGCCCTGGGGGAGCAGACCCGGGCCGATACGGAACCGGCGGAGCTGCTCCTGGTCGAACATGGTCTGGGTGGGAGGCTTGGTGTCCACAGGTATGTTCTGCTCGCCGGCCAGGAACCGCTGGGCGATCCTTGCCGCCTCCCTGCCCTGGAGCTTGCCCGAGAGCACCTGGCCGCCCACGGCTCCCTTGCCCACCAGGAAATCCCACATGACGAACACGGGCGTGGCGCACCCGGACGAGACCAGGTCCACCCCGAAGTCCGGGTAGATGCGGCCTGTGCGGTCCCGGCCGAAAGAGCCGAGGAGCAGGATCGTGTTCTTGGCCGAAGGGCCGCTGCAGGCCGCGAAGACGTCCTCCAGGACGGGATCGGCGGGAAACGAGACTGCCAGGCCCGGAAAGTGCCGCTCCACGGCCTTGCGGATGTCCTCCTTCTGGGCGTTGCCCGATTCCGTGTCCTCCACGAGCCCGATGACCCGGCGGGTTTCCGGCAGCACGGACAGGGCGGCGTGAAGAGTTCCGGCCGCGTCCACGTCCTCCACCACGCCGGACACCCGGTCCTGCCCGGCGATCATGTCGTCGGTGTAGCCATTGATGGCGCAGAAGACGATGGGAGCGCCCCCGAATATGGACTGGCGGTGCTTGAGCGCAAACTCCAGGGCCGCGTTGTCGGAGACGATCACCACGCCGAAGGACACGCCGGCGTATTTGCGCAGCATGGACTCGGCCGCGCGTTCGAGGTTTTCCGGGTCGGGGAAGCGCTTCCAGTCCAGCCATTCGACGAAGGGCTCGAAATGCGGGTCCTGGCGGCGGAATTCGGTGAAGATGCCGCTTTGGATCTCGTCGGTCCAGGGGAAGCCGGCATGGTAGGAGTGCAGGATGAGGACTTTGTCCGAAAAGCTTTCGGCCGCGGGACAGAGAGACGCCGAGGCGAGGAATGCGCAGAGCAGGGCGAGTCTGGAAAGGACAGCTTTCATCGGCCTTCCGAGCCGGCACGGCATGATGTCGCTTGGCGGAGCAAGCTCCGAATGCGCATGGAATACTCCCATTCTCAATGCTTGTCATCTTTGCTATCGGATTTGCGCCGCGCGCAAGCCGATGCCAGGGGAGGACCGGATGTCGTTTGAGCGAGTCTTTTCATCGTTGCCTAGGGAAGCGCTCGGGTGAACCCCTTGCGCGAGATGCTCCGCGAGGGCGAGCGCGTGGTGGCCTTCACGGGCGGGGGAGGCAAGACCACGCTCATGCGCGCCCTGGCCAGGCAGCTGGCCGGGTGGGGGGCCAGGGTGCTCACCACGGCCACCGTGGACATCCAGCCGCCGCCCCGGAATTTCCTTCTGCTGGAGCACGCGTCCGGCGTTCCCTTCTACACGCACCTGCACGCGGGCCTGTCCATCGACCCGGCCACGGGGCTCCTGCGCGGCGTGGAGCCGGGCAGCATCCCGGAACTCATGGAGCGCTTCCGGGCGGACTACGTCCTGGTGGAGGCCGACCGCGCGGAAGGGCTTCCCCTGAAGGCCCCCTGGGCGGGAGGGGCCGCCGTGCCCGCGCGGGCCGACCTGGTGGTCGGCGTCATGGGCCTGGACGCCCTGGGCCGGGCGGCGGACCGCGAAACGGTGTGCGGGCCGGTGGCCTTTCTGCGCCTGACGGGGCTCGGCCCTGGAGCGCCCATCGGCCAGGACGCCCTGGAGGCGCTGGCCGGACATCCTGAGGGCCTGTTCGCGGGCTCCCCTCCCCATGCCCGGACCCTGGCCTTCCACAACAAGGCCGACACCTTCGATCCCGCCGGGACGGTCTACGGGTCGGCCCGCATGGGCTGGTTCCATGGGGAGCCCTGAAATCGCGCCGGAGTGTTACGTTTTGATGGCATCGCGCGGCCCGCGCCCAGGCACGGTTGACAACGGGCCGTCATATCCTCCAAGCAAGTATTGCGGGTGCTTGCGCCCGCGCCGCAATACCGAGAGGAAACCACATGACCCTGGAATTCGATCAGGAACTGGACCGGCTGCGTATCGACTCGCTACGCATGTTCTACATGGTGCGCGAATCCGTGGACAAGGCCCTTCGGGCGGTGCGCCTGCGTGACGCCGCCCTGTCGCAGGAGGTCGTGGACTTTGACGAGGCCATCGACAGTCTGGAATGCCAGAACGAGGCGTTGGGGCTCAGGCTCCTGGCTCTCAAGCAGCCCGTTGCCCGCGACCTGCGGTTGATCGTGGGCAGCATGCGCATCGCCTCCAACCTGGAGCGCATGGGCGACGAGGCCGTGAACGTGGCCGAGCGCAACTTCGACCTGCTGGAGCGCTCCGAGGCCGTGGACGTGGTGTCCCTGTGGCGCATGGGCGAGATGAGCCTGGAGCTCATAGACAAGGCGGCCCGCGCTTTCGCCGACACCTCCCCCGAACAGGCCCAGGCCGTGCTCGAATGCTACGACGCCGCCACCAGCCAGCACATGAAGGTCTTCCGGGACCTGACGGCGGTCATGATCCGCGAGGCCCGCATGGTGGAGCGCGCCGTGCAGCTCTCCTTCATGTCCTACAGCTTCAAGCGCATCTGCGAGCGCTGCTTCAACCTGGCCGAGAGCGTCATCTTCATCGCCAAGGGCCTGGACGTGAAGCACTCGGGCGTGCCGCCCTGCGCCTAGGGAATATTCCGCCTGGCACGAAAAAACGTCCCGGCGGCCGCGAGGCCGCCGGGACGTCTGCGTTTCCGGCCCGGAAGCGCCTCAGTGCGCCATGCCCGACGGGCAGGAAGGAGCCTTGAGGGAGATGGCCTTTTCCGGGCACATCTCCTGGCAGCAGAAGCAGGCGATGCAGGCTTTGGCGTCCACCACGGGCAGGCCGTCCACGAGCTCCAGGGCCTGGGCCGGGCACTGGTCCACGCAGGTGCCGCAGCCGGTGCAGCGGGCCGGATCGGCCTGGGGCCTGCACGCGGCGCGGTCGTCCAGCAGGCGCTGGATGCCGCCCATGTGGGCCATGGCCTCCTCGCCCAGGGGCGGCAGCTTGAAATCCGGTATGGGGATGAGTTCGCCGTCCAGGGTCACGTCAGCCGCGTCAAAGCTGCCAAGCCCCAGGGCCTTGGCCCGCCGGAGAAATCCCAGCTTGCCGGGGTCGGCCCCCATCATGCGCGCCACCACCGAATCCAGGGCAACCCCGTTGTCCGAGGCCAGCACGCGCCCGATCCAGCGCAGTTCCGTGGAGGCCGGGCCGTTGCCCTGCATGCCCAGCACCGCGTCCATGACGAAGAGGTCCGGCACGCGCAGGGCGAACACGTCGGCGATGAGGTCGTGGAAGCGGGCGTGTCCGCCCGAAAGCCGGTGCAGCTGCGCCTTGAGCGCGCCCGGGATGATGCCGTAGCTGTTCTTCACGGCGCCGGTCACGCCGGTGAGCCCGTGGGTCTTGAACTTGGGCACGGAGATGTACACGTCGGCGTCCATGACGGCCCGCGAGACGCTGACGTTCCCGCCGTATTCCTGGCGGAAGGGCACCTCCACGGCGTCCGCGCCGATGTTCACGTAGTGGCCGCGCGCGGCCTCCGCGAGCCCGCAGCGCTCGAAGCTTGCCTCATTGGCCCCGTAGCCCATGAGCCCGGGGTTGTCTCCCACGACGATGGAGGCGGGGTCGCGGGCCTCCACGCAGCGTACCACCGCTTCCAGAACGGCCGGATGGGTGGTGACGGCCTCCTCGGGGCGGGCCGGGCGCAGCACGTTGGGCTTTATGAACACCTTCTTCCCGGCCATGGGCACGGGGAAGAGCTCGAAGGCGCGTTCCACGGCCTTCCGGCAGTCCTGGTAGTCGGCGGGGTGTATCATGACGGTGGGCATGCGGGCGTTTCCTCCTGACTGAATGCCGGGGTCATACTCCACCTGCCGGGAGGGAGCAAACCCGGCGTGAAAGCAAGGGTGGCGAACCGGTTGACCCGGAGGGCGCTTTGCTCCACAAATGCGGGCAACACCATGCACGCGAGAATCCTGGCCATCAACCCCGGTTCCACCTCCACCAAGGCCGTCCTTTTCGAGGACGATACCCCCGTGCGTACCGTGGAGCTGGACCACCCCGCCGCCGACCTGGCCCCGTTCGCCACGGTGCTGGACCAGCTGCCCCACCGCATGGAACGCCTCCTGAAGGAGCTCGGCCCTCCCGGGAAACTGGGCCACCTGGACGCGGTGGTGGGGCGCGGCGGATTCCTCGCCCCCATGCCCGGCGGGGCCTACGCCGTGGGCCATGCCATGCTTGCCGACCTGCGCGCCGCCCGATTCGGCGAGCACGCCAGCAACCTGGGCGCGTTCATGGCCCGCGAGATCGCGCTCAAGCACCACTGCCCCGCCCTGGTGGTGGACCCGGTGGTCACGGACGAACTCATGGACAAGGCCCGGCTCACCGGGCTTCCCGAAATTTCCCGGCGCACCATCTTCCACGCCCTGGGCCAGCGCGGCGCGGCCCGCGAGGCGGCCAGGCGGCTCGGGCTCGACTACGCGCACGCCCGCTTCATCGTGGCCCACCTGGGCGGGGGCATCTCCGTGGGGGCGCACCTCAAGGGCCAGGTGGTGGACGTGACCAACGCCATGGACGGCGAGGGGCCGTTCAGCCCCGAGCGTTCCGGAGCGCTGCCCCTCCTGCCGGTGCTGGCCCTGATCGAGTCCGGAGCGTATTCCGTGGCGGAACTGAGGACCGTGCTCACCACCCGGGCTGGCCTGCGGGCCCACCTGGGCACGGCCGACCTGCGCGAGGCCTGCGCCCTGGCCGACGCCGGGGACGAAAAGGCCCGTCTGGTGCTGGACGCCATGGCCTACGCCATCGCCAAGGCCGTGGGGTCCATGGCCCCGGCCCTGGAGGGGCGGGTGGAGGCGGTGGTGCTGACCGGCGGCATGGCCCGCTCGACGCGCCTCACCCACGAGATCACCCGCCTTACGGCCTATCTCGGCCCCGTGGTGGTGGTCACGGGCCTTGAGGAGATGGCCGCCATGGCCAGGGGAGCGCTCCTGGCGCTCTCGGGCGAGCTGTCCATCCAGGAATATCCGCCGGTCAAGCCCGGAGGCGGCGCGGATTGACCTGGACGCCGCGTCTCAAGGCCCGATCCGGGCGCGTCCTGTCGCGTTTCGCCGCCTTGTGCGCGCTCCCCGTTCTTTTTTCGGCGGTCCTCGCCTCCGCCGCGCCGCCCTCCCAGCCCTTCGAGAATCCCTACAGCCTCCTGGCCTCGCGCATCCTGCCCAAGGCGCTTCTGTCCGGCCCGCACCACCGCGTGGAGGAGGCCGTGGAAAACGACGGCTACATGAACACCTACACCGTGCGTTCGCGCTTCGGCACATACCGGGTGGCGTCCTCGGCGCTTCTGGCCATGCGCGTGGACGAGTTCGCGGCCATGGCCGCCATGGACAAGGCCAACGGCGTGGAGGACTACGGCAAGGGCGTGTGGGACGGCGGCGCGGAATTCGTGAAGGGCGTGGCCAACCTGGTGGTGCATCCGGTGGACACCTTGGGCAACGCCGCCTCCGGGGTGGGCAGGCTTTTCGACCGCGCTGGCGAGAGCGTGAACGGTTCCCCGGCCAGCAGATACGAGGACTCCACCGGGGCCAAGCTCACCGGCTTCGCCTCCAGCCGCCGGGAATACGCCCTGGCCTACGGCGTGGATCCCTATTCCACCAACCAGCGCCTGCAGGAGAAGCTACGCGCCGTCACCGGCCCGGGATACGCCGGGGGGCTCACCACCATGGGGCTCAAGGCCCTCATCCCGGGCGGCGTTGGCATCGCCGTGACCAGCGTCAGCGGGGTCAACTGGCTGGGCGGCGTGGACCTGTCCCAGCCCCCGGCGGATTTGCGCATGAGCAACCGGGCGATGCTTACGTCCATGGGCGTGCAGGATTCGGCGGTCAAGGCCTTCATGGACAACGCCGAGTTCACCCCCACCCAGCAGACGCTTCTGGTCAAGGCCTTGTCCGACATGCGCCGGGCCGGGGCCAAGTCGATTTTCGTCAAGCTCGCCGCCAGGACCAAGAACCAGGATCAGGCCCTGTTCCGCCAGCGCATGGCCCAGATGTACGCGGGCTACCACAACAAGGTGGACGCCCTGAAGGGCTTCGTGGAACTGGGCGAGCTGACCGGGGCCGTGTCCTCGGCCGGGAAGCTGGTGCTGTGCTTTCCGCTGGACCATCTGTGCTGGACCGAGGCCCTGACCAGGCTGTGCCGGGGCGTGGACGAGGCCGTGGAGCGGCGCAACCCCACGTCGGTGGAGCTGTGGATCACGGGCACGGTGAGCCCGCTGGCCCGCAAGGTGCTGGAGGGGCGCAAATGGACCGTGCGGGAGAAGGCGGGCAGGGAGCTTCTGGGCGAGAGGATGTGATGCAGATATTCATGCACCCCGGTTGGGTTTGAACTCTTTTCTCGGATTGTCTCTCGGAGGGTCTTTGTTGCTGGAAGGGATGTTTATTGACACAGGGGAGCCTGTTTAGGTATTCACAAGTGATTTTTCTGTTTTTTATAAATATTTCCCTAGAGGGGGAGGTATGAAAGCTTCAGATGTTTTTACTCCTGGTAGATTCCCGTCAGTGACGTTCGTCAAGGATCATATCGAAGATAAGCAGGTCAGGCTGAAAGACATATTGGAAGCAGGTGCGACTGTTGTATCGCTCTCAGGGCCGTCAAAATCTGGAAAAACTGTATTTGTAGAAAATACAGTAGGAAGAGATAATCTTGTTCACGTAACAGGGTCTGGCGTTGACTCCCCAGATAAATTGTGGATGCGCGTTTTTAACTTTCTCGAAACACCTTTAGCCCAAAGCGCTGCAACGGGAATCAATCTCTCAGGGACTTTATCAGGCAAGGCAGGCGGAGAAACAAACTGGCTGGTTGCAAAAGGTAAAGCTGAAGTCTCGGGATCTGCTTCGCTAGCCGTTACTAAATCTGAGACAAATGGGTATTCTATAGATTGTTTGCAAGTCTTGATCAAAGAGTTGAGTGGGACAGGATTGGTCCTTTTTATTGATGATTTTCATTATATGCCTCGTCAAGTTCAAGAGGATGTTTCTCGGCAGATTAAAGAAGCCATCAGGAATGATGTGAAAATTGTATGTGCTTCTGTGCCGTATCATTCAGATGATGTTCTTCGGGCAAATCCTGATTTAAGTGGTAGGATTGAGCAGATTGACTTTGATTTTTGGAGAGAAGATTTTCTTGTAAAGATAGCAGAAAAAGGTTTTTCGAAATTATATATAGCATATGACAGTGATTTTATGTTAAGATTGGCTAGGGAGGCAGCTGGGTCTCCGCAGTTAATGCAGACGATTTGTCTCAATGCTTGTTTTGAGTCAGGACAGCGAGAGGCAGCTGAAGCTTGTTTTCGTTTGCCAAATACGGATGATTTTTTTAGAAAAGTATGTATTCGTACGTGTTCTTCAGTTTTGTTTAATTCAGCATATGAAGCTATGAAGGAAGGTCCAAAGACAAGGGGTAATCAGCGTACGGCATATATATTAAAAGATGGTACAACATGCGATGTGTATCCGATAATTTTGCGAGCAATGGCAAATGATCCTCCAAAACTAACAATTCGATACTCAGATCTCCAAGAGCGAATTGGGAATTTGTGTTCAGGTGACACTCCAAGCGGTTCAAGTGTTACAGGGGCTTGTGATCATATGGCTCGTCTCGCTAATGCTGCTGCCCGGAATTGCATTATTGAGTGGGACTCTGAAAGTGACGTTTTAGATATTCGAGATCCTCATTTCTTGTTCTTCCTCAGATGGTCAGAATATGTGGAAAGGTAGATATGTTTTGCGTGTGATTGTTTAATGTATTTATATTTTATGCATTTTCATGCAATTGAAAAACCCCTTCCGGCTTGGCCGGAAGGGGTTTTGTATTCTCTGGGAGCTGCGGTCGCCCGGAAGGCCTAGGCGGCCTGCCCGTTGCCGCCGCCCTGGCGGTTGCGGGAGCGGGCAGGGCGGTCGTAGCCGGGACGGTCCTTGCCCTGGGCGTTGGCGCGGTTTCCGGAAGCGCCCTCGGGGGTGCGTCCGTAGAAGCCGCCGGCATTGCCGCCCGAACGGGGCTGCCTGGGGCGGTTGTCGCGGGTCCGGGCGTCCTGTCCGTTGCCGCTGGCGGCAGCGCGGGTGGTGTTCCCGGCGCGGTTGCCATCGGCCTCGCGCGCGGCCTGGCCGCCCTCGGCGATGGCGCCGTACTGGCGCTGGATCATCTCGTGCTCCATCTCGGCTTCGTAGCGTCCGTACGTGCCGTAGGAGGGCTGGGAGTAGTTCGCCGCCTGGCCGTAGGCTCCCTGGCCGCCCTGGCGCGGGGCGCGGGGGCTCCTGCCTCGGGGCTGGTCGCCGGAGGCGTTCCAGGCGTTGCCGATCTTTTCCTGGTTGCCGGGCTGGCCCCAGTTGGCGCGGGGCTTGGAGGAGCCGGCGGGGCCGCCCGAGCGCTCGCGGCGCTCCTGGGGACGGCGGGCCTGTCCGGAGTCGCCCTGGGCCTCGGAGGCGGGCCTGGCGTTGCGGGACTGGCCGCCACGGCCGCCCGCCAGGGGCGGACGATGGAACTCCATGTCGCGCTCGGGAGCGGCGGCGGTATAGTCGAATCCTTCCACCTTGCGGCGTTCGATGGGCTTGCCCAGCAGGCGCTCGATGGCCTTGACCATGGACACGTCCTCGCTGGTCATGAGCGAATGGGCCTGACCTTCGCGCTCGGCGCGGCCGGTGCGGCCCACGC
Proteins encoded:
- a CDS encoding DUF362 domain-containing protein, producing MPTVMIHPADYQDCRKAVERAFELFPVPMAGKKVFIKPNVLRPARPEEAVTTHPAVLEAVVRCVEARDPASIVVGDNPGLMGYGANEASFERCGLAEAARGHYVNIGADAVEVPFRQEYGGNVSVSRAVMDADVYISVPKFKTHGLTGVTGAVKNSYGIIPGALKAQLHRLSGGHARFHDLIADVFALRVPDLFVMDAVLGMQGNGPASTELRWIGRVLASDNGVALDSVVARMMGADPGKLGFLRRAKALGLGSFDAADVTLDGELIPIPDFKLPPLGEEAMAHMGGIQRLLDDRAACRPQADPARCTGCGTCVDQCPAQALELVDGLPVVDAKACIACFCCQEMCPEKAISLKAPSCPSGMAH
- the buk gene encoding butyrate kinase translates to MHARILAINPGSTSTKAVLFEDDTPVRTVELDHPAADLAPFATVLDQLPHRMERLLKELGPPGKLGHLDAVVGRGGFLAPMPGGAYAVGHAMLADLRAARFGEHASNLGAFMAREIALKHHCPALVVDPVVTDELMDKARLTGLPEISRRTIFHALGQRGAAREAARRLGLDYAHARFIVAHLGGGISVGAHLKGQVVDVTNAMDGEGPFSPERSGALPLLPVLALIESGAYSVAELRTVLTTRAGLRAHLGTADLREACALADAGDEKARLVLDAMAYAIAKAVGSMAPALEGRVEAVVLTGGMARSTRLTHEITRLTAYLGPVVVVTGLEEMAAMARGALLALSGELSIQEYPPVKPGGGAD
- the phoU gene encoding phosphate signaling complex protein PhoU; protein product: MTLEFDQELDRLRIDSLRMFYMVRESVDKALRAVRLRDAALSQEVVDFDEAIDSLECQNEALGLRLLALKQPVARDLRLIVGSMRIASNLERMGDEAVNVAERNFDLLERSEAVDVVSLWRMGEMSLELIDKAARAFADTSPEQAQAVLECYDAATSQHMKVFRDLTAVMIREARMVERAVQLSFMSYSFKRICERCFNLAESVIFIAKGLDVKHSGVPPCA
- a CDS encoding ATP-binding protein, encoding MKAVLSRLALLCAFLASASLCPAAESFSDKVLILHSYHAGFPWTDEIQSGIFTEFRRQDPHFEPFVEWLDWKRFPDPENLERAAESMLRKYAGVSFGVVIVSDNAALEFALKHRQSIFGGAPIVFCAINGYTDDMIAGQDRVSGVVEDVDAAGTLHAALSVLPETRRVIGLVEDTESGNAQKEDIRKAVERHFPGLAVSFPADPVLEDVFAACSGPSAKNTILLLGSFGRDRTGRIYPDFGVDLVSSGCATPVFVMWDFLVGKGAVGGQVLSGKLQGREAARIAQRFLAGEQNIPVDTKPPTQTMFDQEQLRRFRIGPGLLPQGSLLINEPVTIFQRYRELVPVVIVAMGLMAAAIGALSITILARKRVERELEKTKALLAAAIEHSPSGIMVAEAPQLTITLANPAAERILGIEFGREQPLGYLRDGDIPWKCFLPDGTLCSRSELPLAQTVLTGTSSDNVEMRVVRADGQERWILLSASPIRDRDERIIAGIIVFADITSRKHMEDMVVQSEKMMSLGGLAAGMAHEINNPLGIIVHSAQNALRRVSKDLPANAEAARKAGTSLEAVTAYLEARHILTYIQDVLDAGHRASRIVRSMLSFSRPRQSERSPLRLDTLMDKAVELAQSDYDIKRNYDIKKVRFERRYDPTGPSGFFVESEIVQVFLNIVKNAAQAMAAKSYRDGEAPVIRLTTSLAGDHVEAVIEDNGPGMDERTRKRVLEPFFTTKQVGEGTGLGLSVSYFIVTNSYGGTLDVRSRPGEGTAFTIRLPRGRV
- a CDS encoding 4Fe-4S dicluster domain-containing protein, translating into MSAMKTLYIDYSKCIGCETCEFVCRFVHATPRIVMTRTTDGIMMPLYCRHCEDPNCARVCKKGAITRDAGGAMVLQPLLCRGCEGRNCMLACPYAAMFETDKGVMLTKCDLCAERRGRGMGPACADMCPCGAIFFVETSELEALRTPEAVEAEARVLAHIKPPSKKD
- a CDS encoding response regulator, coding for MPGAIILIVDDEPQLRSCLRDAFEDMGYRVLTAGSGEEGLETLARERVDACTVDMRLPGMSGNEFIVRAHEAWPSLHFVVYTGSWNYELPQELAAFGITPQDVFPKPCGDPQLMAQAIERLLGRD
- the yqeC gene encoding selenium cofactor biosynthesis protein YqeC encodes the protein MNPLREMLREGERVVAFTGGGGKTTLMRALARQLAGWGARVLTTATVDIQPPPRNFLLLEHASGVPFYTHLHAGLSIDPATGLLRGVEPGSIPELMERFRADYVLVEADRAEGLPLKAPWAGGAAVPARADLVVGVMGLDALGRAADRETVCGPVAFLRLTGLGPGAPIGQDALEALAGHPEGLFAGSPPHARTLAFHNKADTFDPAGTVYGSARMGWFHGEP